The Colias croceus chromosome 2, ilColCroc2.1 region ATTTTACATTGGTCATATACACGGCATTCTATACAATCCTTTTCtgttaattactatttacaattgttacatgaaataaaatatacattgagATTAATTGCTTTCTATTATACAACCCGACATATATAACAGATTGGCGACGAGGACGGAGGAAGTGGAAATTCAATACTAATAATCAAGTGAAGAACATCGTGCGTACGTCGACCCATGTGCTCCTAACACCTTTTCCTTTGTTCCAAGGGTTCCACATCCCGTGATGATAACCCGCTTCACAACCTCCTTTTTTttcctttacaataatatacaatacattACAAGTACGCAAAATGGAACAGCAATTGGGGCAAGTATTATCTCAAATGTTAGAAACTATTCGAGGAATTCAAGTACAACAAGCGCAATTACAacaacaattacaaaatacgGATAAATCGGTGAGTGGAATTACATTACAACCATACGACGAAAACAATGAAAGTTTCGCATCGTATTTACAAAGGTtagaaaattacattaatttaaaaggagTCACAaatgataaaacaaaatcacaGATTTTTCTGAACTGCATTGGTCCTAAATACTACcaagttttacaaaatattacagcACCTGATTCTCCGAAAACTAAATCATATTATGACCTGATACAATTATTGAAAAACCATATCGCACCTGAACCCGGTGAAGTAGCCCAACAgcacaaattttgtttaagaCAACAATACGAATGTGAAAGTATTTCGAATTATGTTGCTGGTTTAAAAGAACTAGGGGGAAAATGTAACTTTAAATGTGCGAGCTGTCAACACAGCACATTTGAAACTCATCTGCGAGTACAATTCATACGAGGTCTCCGGAGtacagaaataaaagaaagattACTACAAGAAAGCTCATCTACAAAGGTTGATGATTTAATTAAGATTGCAATGGCGATTGAGACATCAAAAGCTGAAACAAAAGAAATGTGTTCTGGCCAAGtaaacattaacaaaatttcaacaaaatcaaatcatttcaaaattaaaacaaacatacagcaacctacaaaaataaatacatacaaaagaaaaaaaataaataaatcatacaaTTCATATCACAAGAAGAAgagagaaataaaatgttttcgcTGTGGCAAAGAAAACCATACAGCAAGACAATGCCGTTTGAAAGATAAACTATTTTGCAAGAAATGTAAGATAAAGGGACATATACAATCGGTATGTTTCAAAGATCAAAAACAACTTGACTTAGTACAGGATCAATTCACCGAGGAAGatgaaatatatgaaatacataaggtatttaacaataacatacacagtgataaatttaacataaccttattattaaatggAAAAATACATACTTTGGAACTGGATACAGGCGCTGCAGTTACTACATGctcaacaaatttttatgagaaatattttagtaatctgaaacttaaaaatacatcAGTAAAGTTAAGAACATACACAGGAGAAATAATACACCCATTAGGAacttgtaatttaaatattcagtatAAGAACACAGTTATTGAAGGAAGAATCTTTGTAATTGACCGCGAAGTAGACACCGTAGTTGGAAGAGAATGGCTTAGAAAATTgaacttaaattttgaattaaatacaatatacaaaGAAGAACAAGACATAACAGAGAAagaattcaaatataaattacaaacattattaGAAGAATATAAAGAGTTATTTACAGAAGAAATAGGTGAAATTAAAGATTATCAAGCAGCATTTAAATTGAAAGAAGGTTCAGTTCCAGTTTACTTAAAGCCACGCCCAGTACCATttgcattgaaaaatcaagTAGAGGCAGAAATTGACAGATTAGAAAAAGAAGGCATATTAGAAAAGGTTACATACTCACAGTGGGGTACACCAATTGTCCCCGTGATGAAACACAATGGAAAGGTACGACTATGTGCCGACTACAGAgctacattaaataaaaacctaGAGAATGACAATTATCCAATTCCCCGAGTTGAAGAGATATTTTCAAAGCTCAGCggtggtaaatatttttgtacattgGACATTAACCAAGCGTATTTACATATGAAGACAAATGATGATACAGCAGAGATGCAAGCCATAAGTACATGTAAGGGCACATACAAAGTAAGAAGACTGATGTTCGGTGTGAAAATAGCACCAAATGTTTGGCAAAGATACATGGATCAGACACTACAAGGATTAGACGGTACAGCTTGTTTTTTCGATGATATCGCTTTACAAGGACATTCATACATACAATTACTACAAAGAATCCGAAaggtatttaataaacttaaagaATGTGGATTACATCTAAACAGGAAGAAGTgtcaattttttcaaaaatcagtTACATATTTGggacataaaataaatgaaaaaggaTTACACCCTACAGAAGAAAagataaatgatataaagaatAGCCCACGTCCCACAGATGTTACATCTCTACGTACTTTCTTAggaatgataaattattatcaacaatTTATATCTAATTTGGCATCTAAACTAAATCCTTTATACAAGCTATTACAGAaagatacaaaatttatatggaATAAAGAATGTGAACAAGCATTTCAAGAGTTGAAAAATGAACTATGTGGAGAAAGAGTACTTATACCATTCCATGAGAACTTACCTGTCACATTAGCTACAGACGCATCTCCTACAGGATATGGAGCTGTTTTATCACACATTATGCCGGATAAAACTGAACGACCTATAGCATTTGCATCAAGATCTTTAACTAAAGCAGAAAAAGGTTACAGTCAGTTGGATAAAGAAGCAGCAGCTCTAGTATGGGGATTAAagaaattttttcaatattgttaCGGCAGGAAGATATTACTCATTGTAGATAATCAACCATTAGCTAGAATTTTACACCCAGAGAAAGTTACACCAGCTACAACAGCCATACGACTAGTACACTATGCAAACTTTTTAGCAGGATTTGACTATGAGATACGATTAAGGAAGACTACAGAACATGCGAATGCCGACTATTTTTCAAGAATACAATATACAGATGCAACTGATAGGAATGAGACAATGACAGACGATGAAGCGTTTTGCCTAAATCAAATTGCAGAAATGCCAGTTTCATTAAAGGAAATAAGAGAAGCTACAGCCACTGACCCTgagttacaaaaattatacatagataTACAGTCAGGAAGAGAAGATACAGAAAGACTATACGAATGTTCATTACAAAACAAttgcatattttaatgaagGATTAAAGATAGAGTACAAATAAGGATGTATGATAGTAACAAATGGAAATTTGGAAGAATATTAGAGAGGAAAGGAAAATTACATTACGAGGTGGAAGTAGATGGAAAGATACATCACAGACATATTGATCAGATAATAAAGACATCTTGTTTGAGTGAGAACTTTAATACACCAGATACTTACCGACCAACGTACCTGCAAGAGAATTCACCTACACCAGCTTCACCTGAAAAAGAATGCATACAACCTAGCCCTACAGTAATATTACATACAAGTCCTACTCGAAGAAGATCATCTACACAGCCAGTAGAAAGTCCAGGAAATTACCAACCAGAAAACCTTGTACCAGAAACAATTCCAGATACACATGAACCTACACCGTCCAGAATTGAAATCCGTCGTAGTACTAGGATGAGAAGACCTCCAAACAGATTGAACCTTTGAATTTATAACGAGGGAGAGTGTTGGCACCATGAATTGGATATTGATGATCTGTGGTACACACAGCGTCATCTGGCAACGCTGTATTTCGGGAAGACATCTTTGATTTTACATTGGTCATATACACGGCATTCTATACAATCCTTTTCtgttaattactatttacaattgttacatgaaataaaatatacattgagATTAATTGCTTTCTATTATACAACCCGACATACATAACAGTTCCATTCTcataaaagaatttttctacAACAGcattatcatattatgaaGTTATGATTATTTCATATGAAACAATATCTTGTTATTAccataatgaaattaaatgcaaatgtttatgtgcataatattGCAATATAATGTCCGCCCAAGGGGCTGAGAACTACATTGCTACAATTTACCGCTAAATAACAGGGAAGGTAGACAATTCCACAATTCTGGGAAGCAATTATTAAGTTCGCAACTTAATAAAGATAATACTGATTATAACAAATTTGTTTATGAGTAAATTTAAAGCAGTTTTACCATTTTCGTGGTGttcattgtaaaaaatatttgtagtaATATTTGTCTGCGACTTCGGTCATACGTTTCTAGGATAAATTGGTGCCAATATATTATTCTAGGTCACGTCTTTTCTACATACTTTAAGCCAAATCTCTGTTTAGGAGTTTATTCCCAAAACTACAGTAAAATTATGTACATCAATCATTCAAAGAAGAATtggaaatttatataataccaTTTTAGGCAGAACTAGCTGCCCCGTCTTCGCTTGCGTGGACCAACCAGGTATAATTGATCTaccgaaaaattaattcattaaaagaTATGTAGTGTACACTCCATACAACACAATCTAACACTTACATATTCAACTAAACTTCTTTTAACGTTTTATAATCGTCAAAACTAGAGAAATctaaataagtacttattatttagatttctacgGCCAAAACACAACAACCAATATTAACatcatattaaattgatacCTTCCGGGTAGTACGAACTCTTTCAACCAATTACGAAGATACTTATGATGGATGGTAAAACaaacattgtaaattaattgaataaaatctcGACGACCATAAAATTAAGTGAACCGCCGGAGCGAGCAAACagctgtaaaatataaatttaattcgaCAACTCGTAATGATTGATCGAGCTGAATGGGGAGTTAAAATCGGGaaggaaatttaattttattaccaaATTTGAAGTGCTCTTAAATTTCTGTTTAGTTCCTGGAAGTGATCTGTCTTCGATATTTTATACGGTTGATGAAATAACATTTGTAGTAGCTATTGAAGATTAATCTAGTCTAGAGAAATTATGAGCTATTAAATCTATGATACTTATTTGATATTCCACATTATTTTACGCGAAGTATAAATtagaatctatactaatataataaagctgaagtctTTGTTTgcttgcttgaacgcgctaatctaagGAAacacgggtccgatttgaaaattttcactattagatagtccatttatcgaggaaggctatcatTACGTCAACCAATAGGAGAGGAGCGTGTAGGCAGGCACaaaccgcgaggcacagctgcagcgtagtaaaataaaattgctacATGTTCTCAACTACAGAAAggtttaatttaacaaactaTAGACCATTTTCTCGTCCAAGGCATAAAGATTCAGTTAATATTTCACACGGAAATATTGTGTTGGCCCCCGGAGGCCACTCGCGCACCGTTCACGGGTATCTAGCATGATTTAAGGGGTCCTATGTgcaaattcaattattttcagcttgtattttaatattaatgagaTCGTATCAAATTGTGCGAGAATAAATAGgtgcatataatatgtatacctatggtgtgatggttttttttttttttttttttgtatggtgtttctcaatgttagccagaagggcttctacattttaacgcggacgcgggggtgaactgaaggttcaccctggtagcgacatgcacaagggcgtccccccttgacggggaccacgaacctcggcttgagctgtcgcttgagtggaggaggccagaagggccctaatcggacgggtgGTGTGATGGTGTGAACTGTGCCGTATTatggtaatttattttagttcatCATATCTTTTTTGTTGCAGCGACACAGGTTCTTCTGATGACGATAGTCTTCTTTCAACTGCTCTGtcataataaaaactttggttataaaaacaattgacCACAGATACTACTACAGACTACTTCAAAACGGATTACatgctattttaattatcaatCATTACAAATTGAACAAAATGACCTCTGAAGAACAGAAATTTACTGTATATTGAATAactgaaattttaatacattttaagtgAAACATCAATTATTTCATTAGCAATCGGTGAAAAAcggaaataaaaatcattcatgaatcatttttttatgcaCAGCACATAAAAACACGTATACGAGTCCAAATCTTGACTAAATCCTTAGTACAAATAACGTATTAAAGTAAATTccatacaatattattcaaatgtcttcacacaataatatattctcgCACATAACAACAATATCAAGTCTCAAAAACATTCACACGCCAAATAAAGCGAGAAACGGGGCTCACAAGCGATATATTTTACGTCTTTACGGTTCTTGACTGATAGAAAgcgatatttttatcttttacttaattacaaaaaaaattaatttataattagaattttttgtatgtaaggtAAATCGGTATTAGTTTGTGTTCTATGATTTTGATTAGTAATAGAAACTGAGATAGTATCCAAGTTAACTTTTTATCCGGATTTGATGTTTTAAttcacattaaaatttttcgcTTTTTTAACAGGTCCTGTGGAAAAGTTAATGTGACAATCATACAGTCGGTCGGTTTCATACATACGGTCAGCTGCTGTATTTGTATGGAAAAGTAATACCCATGTAATACCCGTTTATAAtagtatgataataatatggttGTTAGGACTTAGGTTAAGCTTATCGCAGcgcttatttaaaaaatctttttgtaGCCTGATATTGAAGTAAAATCAGTTATCAATTTTGCTCAATATTTTTACGTAAAATATTTCGACGCATTTGTTTCCGATTATATTTAACAACACTGTAAATGAAAGACTTCTTAACCTATCTATCGACACCTAACCTTattgtttcttatttatatatttatccaTATCTTCGCTCGACTATCAGACGTTACCTAGCAAGTAATGTAACCGCAGATACGGGGGTCTACCTAATGGCACAATTAAGGTGACATCGCTGCAAATTTTGACTGCTTTACGACTGGAATTCTCGTGCTTTCATAGtcgaatttttgttttattgcatCGTGGGTTAATGAGGTTCACTGTTTTAATAGCCGGACGGACAGATGGTACgaaatgaataaataca contains the following coding sequences:
- the LOC123700608 gene encoding uncharacterized protein LOC123700608 yields the protein MEQQLGQVLSQMLETIRGIQVQQAQLQQQLQNTDKSYKNTVIEGRIFVIDREVDTVVGREWLRKLNLNFELNTIYKEEQDITEKEFKYKLQTLLEEYKELFTEEIGEIKDYQAAFKLKEGSVPVYLKPRPVPFALKNQVEAEIDRLEKEGILEKVTYSQWGTPIVPVMKHNGKVRLCADYRATLNKNLENDNYPIPRVEEIFSKLSGGKYFCTLDINQAYLHMKTNDDTAEMQAISTCKGTYKVRRLMFGVKIAPNVWQRYMDQTLQGLDGTACFFDDIALQGHSYIQLLQRIRKKDTKFIWNKECEQAFQELKNELCGERVLIPFHENLPVTLATDASPTGYGAVLSHIMPDKTERPIAFASRSLTKAEKGYSQLDKEAAALVWGLKKFFQYCYGRKILLIVDNQPLARILHPEKVTPATTAIRLVHYANFLAGFDYEIRLRKTTEHANADYFSRIQYTDATDRNETMTDDEAFCLNQIAEMPVSLKEIREATATDPELQKLYIDIQSGREDTERLYECSLQNNCIF